From the genome of Alkalimarinus coralli:
GGTAATCGTGACAACACCACTTAACTCATAACTAAAAACGAATATAGCGTTCTTTTTACCGAATACCCCTTGAACGATATCGGATGAGGCGGGCGATCTTAGCCTTAATGTTTCAACGTGTGTATAAACACGCCTGTTGCCTCTTTCTACCGCATATACACTCACCAGCCATTGCTCATCCCCACGCTGAACAGCAGCCGCTAAATAGAACTGAGAGGCATCCTCACCGTATAGTTTGGCATTGCCAAACACATCTTGCGCCCAGCTGGTACTTCTTCCACAGTCGCGGCTCGCACATTGATAGATCACAGAGCCGCCTAACTGTTTTAATTCAGAAAAGTAGTGGTTAAACGCCTGCTCGGTGGTGTGCCCATCATTTACACGGTAAGTCTCTTTCTGGCCTTTAACATCAACCCTGAGTTCTTTTTCAATTCGAAGCTGGTTATTTATTCGCTTCGGTGCCGAAACCAGAACCAAGTAGTCTTTGTCATCAACCGAGTCAGATGACACGAGCCGAGAGTGTGTATAAGGTTCAACGGAAAATGGCTCAGCCATGGCTGGTTGAAATAGTAGCGCGAACAGCATTCCAGCTACTGCAAGCTGTCTGTTAAGACTAATAAAAACATTCATTCCAAGCTTACTATTCGCTCCAGGTCTAACCTTTACCATAGCCAATTCCTTTTTTATTGCCTGAACCAGATAATGTGATTAACCAGGCAGTTAAAGATAACCAATTTAAACCTATAACCTAAAACTGCGCACCTAAGCTTTGTTTATAAAGTTGCTAACAATACGCGCTGTTTGAGCAACATCACCATCCAAGTGAAAATGATGATGTCCTGAAACCTCATGAGTTTCAATGTTTGACAAGTAAGAGAGCCTTAAGTTTTTGGTTTCATCCAGTGATACATACCCTTTGGATGCTGCGATCAGGCACACAGGGCACTCAATTCCGGCCATAAAGCCTTTTACTTGCAACTCCGTTAAGCGAACAAGTGAAGGTTCCCTTAGTCGAGCATCTGTTGACCAAACATAGCCGCCTTCTTTTCTAACCAGCCCCCTCTTCAATAACACCTCGGCAGCCGAACGTTTTATTTTGCCAAACCCGCCTAGCCTAGCCTCAACGGCTTCATCAAAGGTTGGATAGACCGTCGGAGGACGAGAGCTTGATAGACAAATCTTGCTTATAGCCTTCTTTAACTGTTCTGCTACAGCCTCCTCTTTATCCACCATGGGGCCAAACGAGTCCAACAGTATCAGCCGATGCACTAAACCGGGCACTGCGGCGGCAGTAAGCATTGCAATGATGCCCCCTAGCGAGTGTCCAAGCAGGCTGAGCTTAGTCAGGTTTAACGACTTTATAACACCTACAATATCTACAATATAGTCCATCAGGTGGTATATTTGGCCTTCTGGCCGGCGATCACTCAAACCATGCCCCGGCAGGTCTATCGCTAACAAACGAATAGTTGATAAATTCATTTCTTCAGCCAAGCACTCAAAGGATGCGGCATTATCCAGCCACCCATGAATAGCCAAAACCGTCTCCCCTTGAGGGTTTCCCCACTCAAGGGCCGCTAATGTCATACGGTCAGTCGTGATTGATACTTCAAGCGGTTTCATCATTTTTTTGTATCTAAATTCATAAAGCGCATAGAGGCTAAAGAGCTACTGGGTGCGTTTAAACAGGGCTCGATAATTTTGCGACGTAGCCTCTGCTATGTGCTCGATAGACACTCCTTTTAACTCTGCAATACAACGAGCGACTTCTGACACATACTTGGGTTCATTGGGCTTACCTCTATATGGCACCGGGGCTAGATAAGGTGAGTCTGTTTCGATCAAAATTCTGTCGAGTGGTACATTTTTAACAACAGATCGCAGCTCCTCGGCATTTTTAAACGTCACAATGCCTGAAAAAGAGATGAAATAGTTAAGATCCAGCGCTCTTTTCGCCATATCCCAATTTTCAGTAAAACAGTGGAGAACCCCACCAATGTTGATATCTCCTTCTTTTTTAATGATCGCCAACGTATCATCCCTTGCGTCTCGGGTATGAACAATCACTGGCTTCTTGCACGCTTTTGAAGCATGTAGATGTATTGCAAAACGCCCCTGCTGTTCTGCTTTACGCTCTTCTCCGTAATAATAGTCCAGCCCTGTCTCGCCAATAGCTACCACTTTGGGATGGTCTGCTAATGTAAGGAGCCTTTCTACCGTAGGCTCTTCTCCAACATCAGTGCCGGGGTGGACACCGACTGACGCAAACACGTTTTCATAACGCTCTGCTGCACCAATCACCTTATCAATATTTTCAAGGTCAATGGCCACACATAGCATCTCAGTAACACCCGCTTCGCCTGCTGCGTCTATGGCACCATCAAGGCCCGTGTCGTACTTATCGAGTTTTAAGCGATCAAGGTGACAGTGAGAGTCTACGAACATTTATTTCTCCACAAAAAAAGGCTAGTAACACCAGTCTACCAGCCTTCTAACAGTTTCTAAAATACACTACCTATTACTTACATCGTGTGGGTTGGCCTATCGGAGTTTAATGATCCGGCAAGGTATGTTTCTATCTTGTTCTTAGCCGTTTCATCTTCGCCATTAAACTGAACACCAATACCCGCAGCCCTGTTCCCTTGTGCGCCTTTTGGGGTCACCCAAATGACCTTACCCGCTACTGGTATTTTTTCCGGCTCATCCATAAGGTTTAGCAATAGAAAAACCTCATCCCCGAGGTTGTAGCTTTTTGAGGTGGGAATAAACAACCCACCGTTTTTGATAAAGGGCATATATGCCGCATAAAGCACTGCTTTATCTTTGATAGTTAGGGTCAATATACCGCTACGAGCACCAAAGCCAGGTGGCATTACACATTCTTCCTGTAGTTTTATTTTTGATATCTGTTCATTGTAGATAAATACAAAAAATAATCCAGACTCTTCAACAAGATACCTGCCTAAGCAGTTCGCTTCTGCATTAACTCCCCCCAACCTACCAACAGGTTTTCTATCAGTATCTGATTATTAGGGTTTGTTTTTCGTGCCAGTAAATCGCTGGATGTCTGCACCTTATCTAGCAACCCATAAAAGTGGCTGGTCGGATGCTTGCCCGCAAGATACTGAATCATTTTGAGCAGTTTTTCGTCTTTTACCAGCTTAGGGTTTTGCGTCATGGAATAACGTATAAGCTGCTGAACCCATGTAATATTCCACGCAAGCACGACCTGAAGTTCATACTTTTGCCACTTTGCAGCCACCGAAACAGCCGTTGATTCCCGCTTAAGCACCTTCGCAAGATCAGCTATCATCGTCTGCTTTTGCGCTACCGCCTCACTTGCTGACAGTTGATATGCCTTGATAGGACTGCCCGCCGAAAGCTCCAGCAAGTCTTCATGAATGGAGCTATCAGGAAGTGCTGACTTAAGCCACTCAAGCGACTGGTTATAATTTGGCAAAGGAAAATCGATTACCTGGCAACGCGACCGAATCGTCGCAAGCATTCTTCCCGGTTGATCAACAACCAATATGATAAGCGATTTTTGCGAGGGCTCCTCCAACGACTTTAACAGGGCGTTCGCTGCATTATGATTCATTGCCTCCGCCGGATGTATAATCGCGACCTTGTATCCCCCCTGCTGGCTCGACTTAGCAATGTACTCGTTCAGCTGGCGTATTTGATCTACCTTAACAACGGTCGACTTTTCCTCTGGCGAGAAATAACGTATATCTGGATGAGCCTCTGCGCTGATCAAAGTGCAGTTTTTACATTTACCACAGGGGGCCGGGCTTTGCTGGGGAGCACTGTTTTCAAACGGCTGTTCGCATAACACCAAACTTGCGAGCGAGTTTGCAAATCGAGTTTTACCGGTGCCTTCTGTACCACTAAGCATTAATGCATGGGGGAGCCTACCGCTAGCAAACACGGCACCAAGCTTAGCCCACTGAGAAGATTGCCACGGGTAAAAGTGCTCACTCGTATTTGTTAAAGTGCTGTCATCGCTCACGCTACAGTTGAAACCTCTCTATGCTACCCGCTGTGGCTTACTTCGCTGATTTTTTAATTGCTTTTAACAACTTTCTGCTTTTAACTTTCATACTGTTTAAAAGCCTGAGCTGTTCATTTTTGTCATCTGTACGGCTGTACTGTAAGTAATTAAAGCAGCGGGAGATGTAAGCCAGGCTCTCTTTTTGCTCAGGAAACCTCTCCGCCAAGCGGTCAGTAAACTGATTAGGTGTTTCGCCTACCTCTCGTGTCATACCGCTTTTCTCAGCAGCCTTGCAAAAGCGCTCGAATTCTAACACGACTTTATTCACTGGGCCTCGTTTTTTATCCGCACTCAAAACCCAAAATGCAATGCCGATAACCAGGCCTGCCACTAGCGTCATAATTAGCGCCAGCGTTTGAAATGTAACCGCACCAAACCAGCGGCTTAAAAAGTTTAATTGTGTTTGACCATCATAGCCCACCACCCATTTTTGCCAATTGTAATTTACCGAATCCAGCTTCAATCTCATCCAGCGAATCACACCAATTTGATTATATCGCGCTGACGAGAACGCGCTGCCTGATAAAAAACTCCCCTCTTCCCGAACCGCTTGTTCCAGGCCATTTTCTATCCTTTCAGGCGCAACCATAGCAGTTGGGTCGTATCGAACCCAGCCAGCATCATCACTCCAAACCTCAACCCATGCGTGGGCATCATACTGATGCACTATTAGATATCCCTCTTGTTCATTTACTTCCCCACCTTGATAACCCACAACGACTCTAGAGGGTATTTTGGCAAGCCTCAGCATGTAAACCAGACTGCCAGCATAGTGAGAGCAAAACCCTTTTCGAGTGTTGAACAAGAAGTCATCAAAAAAGTCGCTATTCGTTAGCGGGGGTTTAAGTGTGTAGTAAAAAGGCTGCACTCTAAAATAGGACATTAGCCGTTGAATCAGGAAAGATTGGCTCACCCTTTGATTCAAAAGTTCCGTAACGAACAACCGTGTTTTGGGGTTACCCGATAATGGAAGCTGTAAATATCGCCTCCGTTCATCTCTACTCAAAGACCTGGCCTGCGTCTTGCCGAGGGGCGCACCTAGAGCTCGATCACCAATATTAGGCGCTTCATACGATAGCCTGTATCGCGTAGGCTGAATAATATTGTTCTTAAAACGAACAAAACCTCGTTCATTAATATAAATATTGTTTGATGCGACATCGGACGACGCAAGGGCATAACCCCACCTATTGTTCGTTGGCTCAATTAAAATATCATAGCTGTTTTTGCCTTTGGTGTTAGTCGTTCGCACCTCATCTAACCGCCCGAGGAAGCGCCCAGAAATAAGTTCACTGCTGCGCCAAGTATTTCCTTCCAGCAAATCCAGCTCCAGACCACGCCAATAAAGTTGGCTTCGCGGGGGGGCTTCTCCTGTAAACTCTATTCTGAATGCGCGTGCAGCAGACTGTGTTAATTCGGCAATTTCACCCGGAGACATCGAGTCACTGATACCAGTCTGGGCTTTTCCGGTTGATAACGGAATACTCCACAGCGGCGCAATTCGAGGGAAAAATACAAAGATGGATATAACTAAAGGCACAGAAATAACTAGCAACTTGGATAGCTCAAACACCCTCACCCTACTGGGTACATTCAATCTACCTTTATGCAGTGAAAACAAAACCGATAAAACAATACATGTAGCAAACAGTTGGTATAGCGCGGTCAAAAACGTTTGTGAGAATAAAAACTGACATGCGCAGAGGTAAAGCAAGATAAATACAAACAGGTAACAGTCTTTTGTGAACTTCACCTCTATCAGCTTGAGCGATACAGCAAGCACAAAAAATGCGACGGCACTCTCTACGGTATACTGTTGGCGATAAGTTAAATAAAAAGCGCCTATCGCAATCAGCACTAACAGCGTTTTAACGCTCGAATTAGGAAAGCTGAGCCAACCTCTGAAAATACTAGCCCGCCATAATGCAACGCCTACAGAACATACAACTAGCCAAGCCTCAATATTAGCGTAATGAGGCAGCATTACCGATAAAAAGGCAATCATCAACAGAAACAAAGAGCCGCGTGGTATAAGCGGAGCGTTGCCTGTTTGGTTTGATGTTTTTTTCTCAACCGAATTAATCATATTTACCTTTGCATGAGGCTTGCCTGCACGCAGTTTTAACTTATCACGGCACTAGCGCAAGCGCTCTCAAGCAGGACATTTTATGCTCATCTCCCTGTGAAGGCTCAATAACCCCACCGGGAAATACCATTCCAAAACTCTGGCCTTTGCTGCTATAACTGAGCACATCATGACATAGATAGCTCAGCCTTTGCTCCTTATCACCACTCACATAGTCCTTGTAATTTAGCCAGCGAGTCGATGAAGTTAACCCGTCAAACTCTTTCACATAGAGCTCTCCTTTTGCAGCATAGTGCTTCCAAGCTATTCGGCTGGGTGCATCGCCAACAACATAATCACGCAATCCTGCAAGCTCGTCTTCCCCTTTACAGTGTATGCCAGCATCGGTCTCGTCTCCCTGTACCGCGTCCGAAGGCGCTCTTATCCCTTCATTCGGTATAGGAAAATTTAATGCACATGTCTCAAACTCCAGCCACGTCCATGCCCTAATTAAACCCAAAGGGTAAACCGTCTCTATCTTAATCCGCCCCAGCGAAACAAGCCCCCTATGTTCAGATAGCTTGGACAGTACAAGCGATGCCACCTCGGCTGCTGATACATCAACTTTCTTCGTCGGCTGCCCAGGAACAACAAAACCTAAAGACTCACAGTACTGGCTTGGCTTGGTTTTCAACGTAAATGTATAAAATGAATCTTCATTAGCAAAATTCTCGCTCGCCTTTACCAGCGATACTTGAAGTCCAGAAAGGTTTTTAAAACACAAGATTATTGAAAGAATGAACAGCGCACCAAGGAAGAAAACAAAAAGGTAAATCAAACTACTCTGGTAGTTGATCGCAGTTAAAAGCAGCAGAGCCAGTAAACAGGCATAAAGCCCCCCTTCCTTAGTTGGAAATATATATACATTTTTGTGGGTTAGCACCTTCATATCTGATGGGGGGCTGCGCCTGGCGATCCATTGAAAGAACTTCGTTCGCCACCACTTTTTAATATTGCTACTCATTAATATTGCTACTCATTAATACTGCTACTCATTAATACTATTTCTCAATCTTATTACTCAATCCAATAAACATAATAAAGTCATCACTTTACTACACAAGCGTAGTTTCTTTACGATTAATAACAAAATATGATAAATGGGCACTTGAAAATCAATCAAATAAGCCAAATACTGATAACTATCGGGAGATACGTGATCCAAAAACAAAAAGCAGTCGGGCTGTTTAGCGGCTGTAGTGTCTCAAGTTACTCAAACCACAAAAAGAGAACTCTCATGACTATCAAAACATCATCAATCGCCACTCAAGCAAGACCAAGAGCGTTTGCTACTGGCAGTGCTGTTTTGAGTATCACAGCACTCGCGGCCCTTTTATCGGTCAATGTATCCGCTGATGTTAAGTCCCTTACCAGTTCTGAGCTTACTGAGACTTACATAAAAGACTCAACGATTATCGTAACCCCTAAGAAAAAGAAAAAGGAAGCGCAGAAAAAATCCTTAGGAAGCATTACCATTTCACCTGGTGAGCCCGAAAAAACAGAGGAAGAAGAACTGTTAGAGTTCGAACAAGCCGTTTATGAAAATGACGCCCAAACCATTGGCGCGATTCTAAACACCGAAGAACAGTTAAGAGAACTGGCTTTTTCTACTTCAGGCCCCCAGATAGAAGCCCTTCGGCCCAAGGTTCCTGACATCGAAATTCCATATAACACACCTCCGGAGTTTGAGTTTATTGATATCACCCAAAACTTCACTTACGCCCCGGTTGGCAATGATCTCGGCCTCAGCAGAAATGAAGACCAGCTGACATTTTCTATTGGCAATCTGCCAGGCGTCAATACCATCAATATCCCTCAAGGTATCAACGAAGGGCCAGTACTTCTGGTGCCGCGACAAGGCGGCGGGTTTGATCTGACGATTGATATACCGCAGAATTAACTAAACCCATAGACTATGGCCATGAACCAGCATGGCCAAATCCGCTCAATTTAAGGCTTTCCTTCTAACATTTTTCTCCGAAATACTCCCGGCATAACTAAACAAAAGCTCACCCCATCAGCTAATACGTTGCCACCAATGTTTTTTTTAATGTGAACCAATGTTAATTTCATCAATATATTGGTAGCTGAATGTAAGCGTATTTAATACCATTTTAATAAATACCCGTTCATATGCTTTATATTCATTTCATAAATGGAGTTTATTAATGAGATCGATTTCTCGTTGTGCCATATCGCTAGTTTTGTTGGCGGCCCTCTCTTTTATAAGCGCCTGTAGCGAGACTAAAAGCGCAGACACGCCTCGCATACTCGGCAACCCTCCAGAAATTGCATATATTGACGTTCTCTATGAGCACGAATTTGGCGCAGACGGAGGAGATAATATACTAACCTACCGAATAGTAGATGCTCCATCCTGGCTAAACATTGAAAGCATAAACGGCGTAAAACCTTCATTCAGAATCTACGGCGTACCAAAGCTGGATGAGTCAGAGAATTTTAACACCTATGAAGAAACGCCATTCGACATCACTCTGGAAGTCAGCGATGGCGCTAGAAGCCAGCAGTTCACGTACACTGTCACACTTCAAAAAAACAAAGTAGACTTCTCCATCGCAACAGTAGAGGTTAATGAGGGGAAGCAAGCAGAAGCTATAGCAGCAGGTGTGTTTGATGAACAGTGTAAGATTCCCCCACTGGCACCCAAAACCGTTAACGGCAAAACGGCATATCCACTCCCGATCTTTGTATCAATGGCACACCCTTCGGAGTCTGACGTTACATTGAGAGTTGCGCTTACAACGGCTTTTAATGAACTTAAAGATGACAGAGACCCCTCCAATATTCGAAGCGCTAAAGAGAACGAAGATTATGTCAGCGAAGATCGGTTTGTAACGCTTAAAGCCGGCGTTCAGACCTGCCTATTTACAGTAGACATATTGGATGATGACATTATTGAAGGGGGAGAAGCTTTTGATCTCACTTTGATAGAGGCTACTGAAGGTCTCGTTGAGCACGAGAGGCCAGGTAAATCTAAAGTCACAATTACAGATAACGAACCCAGCGTCACGTTTGAAGGCGAAGATATCATTCTGACTGAAGGAGAAACCAGTAAGGTATACGATGTTGTTTTATCAAAAGCCGTCGACTACCCGGTTGTCGTCAACGTATTTGCTGACAAAACATCTACCGCCACAGCAGATGATTACACCTTATCTGCCACTACACTTACCTTTCCGCCATCAAACACAAAACAGTCATTTTCAGTCGCCATACTAGACGACGGCGATAACGACGCAGGAGCCACCACAACAACAAAAGACGAAACTGTCGTTATAAAGACAGATGTCTCAGACATATTTGAGCAACCTCCTCTCAAAATAACCATAAACGAATGGGATACACTCACTCAAAGTGCAATCTCAACAAACAACAGACAATCACACGCACTTATTACTGATAACGATGGTAATGTCATCGTGCTAAACAGCGTAAACAACGCCACAAAGGATGTTGAGATCGTTTATTATGATCGAGG
Proteins encoded in this window:
- a CDS encoding Calx-beta domain-containing protein — translated: MRSISRCAISLVLLAALSFISACSETKSADTPRILGNPPEIAYIDVLYEHEFGADGGDNILTYRIVDAPSWLNIESINGVKPSFRIYGVPKLDESENFNTYEETPFDITLEVSDGARSQQFTYTVTLQKNKVDFSIATVEVNEGKQAEAIAAGVFDEQCKIPPLAPKTVNGKTAYPLPIFVSMAHPSESDVTLRVALTTAFNELKDDRDPSNIRSAKENEDYVSEDRFVTLKAGVQTCLFTVDILDDDIIEGGEAFDLTLIEATEGLVEHERPGKSKVTITDNEPSVTFEGEDIILTEGETSKVYDVVLSKAVDYPVVVNVFADKTSTATADDYTLSATTLTFPPSNTKQSFSVAILDDGDNDAGATTTTKDETVVIKTDVSDIFEQPPLKITINEWDTLTQSAISTNNRQSHALITDNDGNVIVLNSVNNATKDVEIVYYDRGGVSKAFSATPSDSDIASADPADETPVAIDYKLSGNFNELAVLIETEGTLGASHKGNKDVYLRKYSRKVGNALYSKSWDIQIGTASDDVPKGVFIDPQGSVLVYGYSEGTFSADNTNKGNRDAFIAKFDADGNELWTTLIGTPQEDIATGVSFVGTSLIVVGTTKGQLDGPGIGGTDGFIATLNDDGTTKSVHQFGTIYSDEVVGLTSYNNLLRIAGQSKGDVVPPNNETTIPPDTAKNSIDAFYITFNTAYSVINATMWGDDSAPEETSTVTNLTDKSFIGGLTSGVLTDQTSKGGIDATLVSIDSSSINNDLAWQSQFGTGGDDKVVSIDVYGKNKIMVLWESNNGGVISYNISPFSTSGENLLD
- a CDS encoding DNA polymerase III subunit delta', producing MSDDSTLTNTSEHFYPWQSSQWAKLGAVFASGRLPHALMLSGTEGTGKTRFANSLASLVLCEQPFENSAPQQSPAPCGKCKNCTLISAEAHPDIRYFSPEEKSTVVKVDQIRQLNEYIAKSSQQGGYKVAIIHPAEAMNHNAANALLKSLEEPSQKSLIILVVDQPGRMLATIRSRCQVIDFPLPNYNQSLEWLKSALPDSSIHEDLLELSAGSPIKAYQLSASEAVAQKQTMIADLAKVLKRESTAVSVAAKWQKYELQVVLAWNITWVQQLIRYSMTQNPKLVKDEKLLKMIQYLAGKHPTSHFYGLLDKVQTSSDLLARKTNPNNQILIENLLVGWGELMQKRTA
- a CDS encoding TatD family hydrolase, whose translation is MFVDSHCHLDRLKLDKYDTGLDGAIDAAGEAGVTEMLCVAIDLENIDKVIGAAERYENVFASVGVHPGTDVGEEPTVERLLTLADHPKVVAIGETGLDYYYGEERKAEQQGRFAIHLHASKACKKPVIVHTRDARDDTLAIIKKEGDINIGGVLHCFTENWDMAKRALDLNYFISFSGIVTFKNAEELRSVVKNVPLDRILIETDSPYLAPVPYRGKPNEPKYVSEVARCIAELKGVSIEHIAEATSQNYRALFKRTQ
- a CDS encoding PilZ domain-containing protein; this encodes MPPGFGARSGILTLTIKDKAVLYAAYMPFIKNGGLFIPTSKSYNLGDEVFLLLNLMDEPEKIPVAGKVIWVTPKGAQGNRAAGIGVQFNGEDETAKNKIETYLAGSLNSDRPTHTM
- a CDS encoding DUF58 domain-containing protein produces the protein MSSNIKKWWRTKFFQWIARRSPPSDMKVLTHKNVYIFPTKEGGLYACLLALLLLTAINYQSSLIYLFVFFLGALFILSIILCFKNLSGLQVSLVKASENFANEDSFYTFTLKTKPSQYCESLGFVVPGQPTKKVDVSAAEVASLVLSKLSEHRGLVSLGRIKIETVYPLGLIRAWTWLEFETCALNFPIPNEGIRAPSDAVQGDETDAGIHCKGEDELAGLRDYVVGDAPSRIAWKHYAAKGELYVKEFDGLTSSTRWLNYKDYVSGDKEQRLSYLCHDVLSYSSKGQSFGMVFPGGVIEPSQGDEHKMSCLRALALVP
- a CDS encoding transglutaminase TgpA family protein, which gives rise to MINSVEKKTSNQTGNAPLIPRGSLFLLMIAFLSVMLPHYANIEAWLVVCSVGVALWRASIFRGWLSFPNSSVKTLLVLIAIGAFYLTYRQQYTVESAVAFFVLAVSLKLIEVKFTKDCYLFVFILLYLCACQFLFSQTFLTALYQLFATCIVLSVLFSLHKGRLNVPSRVRVFELSKLLVISVPLVISIFVFFPRIAPLWSIPLSTGKAQTGISDSMSPGEIAELTQSAARAFRIEFTGEAPPRSQLYWRGLELDLLEGNTWRSSELISGRFLGRLDEVRTTNTKGKNSYDILIEPTNNRWGYALASSDVASNNIYINERGFVRFKNNIIQPTRYRLSYEAPNIGDRALGAPLGKTQARSLSRDERRRYLQLPLSGNPKTRLFVTELLNQRVSQSFLIQRLMSYFRVQPFYYTLKPPLTNSDFFDDFLFNTRKGFCSHYAGSLVYMLRLAKIPSRVVVGYQGGEVNEQEGYLIVHQYDAHAWVEVWSDDAGWVRYDPTAMVAPERIENGLEQAVREEGSFLSGSAFSSARYNQIGVIRWMRLKLDSVNYNWQKWVVGYDGQTQLNFLSRWFGAVTFQTLALIMTLVAGLVIGIAFWVLSADKKRGPVNKVVLEFERFCKAAEKSGMTREVGETPNQFTDRLAERFPEQKESLAYISRCFNYLQYSRTDDKNEQLRLLNSMKVKSRKLLKAIKKSAK
- a CDS encoding DUF4892 domain-containing protein, which encodes MVKVRPGANSKLGMNVFISLNRQLAVAGMLFALLFQPAMAEPFSVEPYTHSRLVSSDSVDDKDYLVLVSAPKRINNQLRIEKELRVDVKGQKETYRVNDGHTTEQAFNHYFSELKQLGGSVIYQCASRDCGRSTSWAQDVFGNAKLYGEDASQFYLAAAVQRGDEQWLVSVYAVERGNRRVYTHVETLRLRSPASSDIVQGVFGKKNAIFVFSYELSGVVTITPDMADINKVIELSEATPSSMIYIVGHLMDGYSSSADAIARSQEAAEIMAALLRKRGVDSNKLSVVGVGPLVPVNQGERSGNRIEVIVLDK
- a CDS encoding alpha/beta fold hydrolase; the protein is MMKPLEVSITTDRMTLAALEWGNPQGETVLAIHGWLDNAASFECLAEEMNLSTIRLLAIDLPGHGLSDRRPEGQIYHLMDYIVDIVGVIKSLNLTKLSLLGHSLGGIIAMLTAAAVPGLVHRLILLDSFGPMVDKEEAVAEQLKKAISKICLSSSRPPTVYPTFDEAVEARLGGFGKIKRSAAEVLLKRGLVRKEGGYVWSTDARLREPSLVRLTELQVKGFMAGIECPVCLIAASKGYVSLDETKNLRLSYLSNIETHEVSGHHHFHLDGDVAQTARIVSNFINKA